A DNA window from Salvelinus sp. IW2-2015 linkage group LG4q.1:29, ASM291031v2, whole genome shotgun sequence contains the following coding sequences:
- the LOC111962725 gene encoding kit ligand-like, whose translation MKKPKIWIRICVHLLLCITLGVQSSEFGNTVTDDITSISLLKQNIPKDYKIPVTYVPKEVGGMCWVALNVFHLELSLRGLADKFGSISSNKYNISILIEMLKETRYHMKNLEAITYDFECHYRNEQWQTGHYFHFVEDFLKTARLNRDLPEECDPPPCPTATMATTITTQYPTSVNYPAIGTEFNMSAPDSETWNERLRFLPEVVERSLLSLLVIPIAAVVFLFAWKVKSRRNQHQSDERNSVEGGLFTGPEGTLAPPLEEPSEKNRLNIIETV comes from the exons ATTTGGATACGCATCTGTGTCCATTTATTGCTGTGCATCACACTTGGAGTCCAGTCAAGTGAATTTGGAAACACTGTGACAGATGAcatcacaagcatttcactattg AAACAAAATATACCTAAAGATTACAAGATTCCTGTGACATACGTTCCGAAAGAAGTG GGTGGAATGTGTTGGGTAGCGCTAAACGTTTTCCACTTGGAACTCAGTTTACGAGGATTAGCAGACAAGTTTGGAAGCATTTCGTCCAACAAATATAATATCAGCATATTGATCGAAATGCTGAAAGAGACAAGATATCACATGAAGAACTTG GAGGCGATCACGTATGATTTTGAGTGCCACTACAGAAATGAGCAATGGCAGACAGGACACTATTTTCATTTTGTCGAAGATTTTTTAAAAACGGCCCGTTTGAATAGAGATTTGCCAGAAGAATGTGATCCACCTCCCTGTCCCACAGCAACAATGGCtacaacaataacaacacaataccccacatcAG TCAACTATCCTGCCATAGGAACAGAATTCAACATGTCAGCACCAGACTCCGAAACCT GGAACGAGCGTCTGAGATTCCTGCCAGAAGTAGTGGAGAGAAGCCTCCTGTCACTACTTGTCATTCCTATTGCAGCCGTTGTGTTTCTGTTTGCGTGGAAG GTGAAATCCAGGAGGAACCAACATCAGTCAGATGAACGGAACTCAGTGGAAGGAGGCCTTTTCACAGGACCAGAAGGGACTTTGGCACCTCCACTAGAGGAACCATCTGAAAA GAACAGATTGAACATCATTGAGACAGTGTAA